The DNA region GGTAGAAAGCTGTGCAGGGAAGAGATACTGCCCGATCACTGTCGCCCCCGGCATAGAGAAGATAACCCTGTTCGGGAAGAATTTCAAAATTTGCCCCGGTGAAAGATTCACCATCCCATACTCCTGTCTGCCACTCTCCCTTGGCGGGATTATATCCACAAGTCTTCCTGATCGTAACACTCTGTCTGCTCAGATATTCCAGAAAATCTCCCGCCCTCCAGGGAAGAGTCAGCCCACCAGGCAGACCTAAGAGGTTACTGCCCGGCTTGATGGTGATTTGTGCACCCCTGCTGACCCCATATTTCCCCTGCAGTCTGGTAGCAGGATCCCCAAAGAGAAGAAAATTTTGTGCCATATCCCCTGAAATTCGATGCCGTGCATAGGCATTTATCCGGGCCGCTGTCGTACAGACCCCCAGGATATTGTTCCCCTGTTGAAATATCTGGTCAAATAATTCCCCGGCCAAATTTTTTTGCTCGGTAGGATAGCTCACACTAACGGGAGCCCAGCAGGCAAGAGCGCCTTTGTTTTCAGCCCGCAGCAGCTCTTCAGCCAGACAGCAATCCAGTTTGGGATGAGGGAAAAAGCCGTTGAGGCAGGTCAGGAGGATAAAGAAGCCTGGCTGGCCGATATTTTCCAGCTTCTGGACATCGCCTGATTGGAATAACGCCGATCCCCATTTATCGACGTTGCCATGACCACAATAGACCGTGATCAATTGTCCTCCGGAGATTTTTCTCCTTACCTCCTCGGCAGCCGCTTCATTGGTGGCATAGCTGGCTGCATAGACCTTCTGGATGTCGAGGCTCCAGGGTATAAAGTCCTGGGCAAGACCATCGGCCATGCTTTTAAATTCCGGATTCTCCTTGTCAGCCACGAAAAGAGCCTTCCGGTGCCAGGGCTGATCTCCCTGCTGTTCATAAGAGATAATTTTTTCGACAACTGACTGGACCTCCACCGGAGTCCGAACCGGGATTCTGCCCAGAAACATATCCGGCAGGATATCATCTCCATCGACACAAACAAACCAGTTATCATTCGGAGTCTCGCCAAGATCGGCGGTAAAATACACGTGGGTGGGAATATAATTTCCTCTGCCGGTCTCATAGTTGTCCAGATAATCCATGTTCGCATCGCCGACCAGGAGGACATACAAAGGGGCCGGAGGAGTCCAGTTCTGGTAGCTATACCGCACAAAATCCTGAACAGCCCGCGGATCAAAGATCCCGGAGGAAAACTCATCATAAATGTCGTGAATATCCACGATCTTGACCCGCAATCCTTGAGCTTTCCGGTAGTCAGCCAGGGGCAGAATGCTGTCCCGGAAATCAGGATGAGTGATGATCAGGTAATCTGCACCGTTATCACTGGACCGCAGATCGTCCTCTTCCCCCGGCCTGGCAGCAGGTGATTCAAGAGAAAGCGGCACTTTTTCAGCCTGAGTACTCAGAGCGGCGTAGCGCCTGCTGCCGCTGAATTCATCGCTGAATTTTATCCGGTAAGTTGAACCTCCTTCGGTTTCAATCGAAGCAGGGCGTATTTTCAGAACATTTTCAGGGTCGGTAACATTAAAGACAGAAATTTCCTTTTCCATAAACCCTTGAACATCAAAATTACACCTTCCAGCCCCCTGACCCCCCTGAGCCGTGAACAGCAACTGGTGGTTGTGGGCTATAAAGGGTCGTGGATAATCCAATTCGATCCAATTGACCAGGATGGTATCGATTGCAGCTCCGGTATCACCCGGGGCTTTGATGGTCAGGGTGTTGCTCCCCTCCTGTAAAAGGGTGCTGGAAACAGTGATTCGCCTTCGAAATTCAGTCTGTCCATCCCAGGAAAAATCATCGATCACCGACCCGTTCAGGGTTATGATCACATGGTGATCCGGTTTGGTGGCCGCGATATCCGTTTTCCCCTGAAAGAGCAGTCCTAAAGTGGCCCTTTCTCCATCAGCAGAGGAAAGCCGGGGCAGAGAGAATAAAAAATCCTCTGCTGCCGGTGCTGTGATCTGCTTCCAGAACCAGCGGTCTTTTTCCAGGGGCCCGGGAAGTATCTGCCAGTAAACATGATTTTCTTCCCGGTGGAGATGATCGATAAAATGATCCGCCGCTGGTTCCGAAGGCGGGGAATTTTCATCCTGCTCCTTAATTCGTATTCCCGCTCCTGCCTCTTTCTGCTCCAGCCAATAAATGTTTTTCCGGGTAAATGGTGAATTCATGGCTGCAGCCCAGAAAGTTATCCGGTCACCCGGGTCAAACAGGCCATCCTCAATTCCGGATATACTGACCGGAACCTCCCGTCCCTGACAGTACATGGCCAGTTTTTGCGGGATTACCAGATTCAGGTCCCAGCCTGCGCGCTGTAAATCCGCTCCTGAAACACGATAGAGCCCTTCCTGTTCAAGAGAGATTTTCAGGGGAGAAAGCCGTGAATCGGAAATCCTCTTCCGGCTCCTTTCCTTCCGCTCCGCCAGAGGCGGAATAATGAATACATCAGGATACTCCCTGACCAGCGGATAATTGATCAGGGTATTTTCCATCACCTGCTCAAATCCACAGAAATGCCGGTTTTCAGGTATCCATCCCTGAGATTGGCTGATTTCCCGGCTTCTGATCTGAGGAGCATCCTTGAAGGTAATCTTCAGTTTGACCCGCCGGTAAAGGCGCACCTTTCGTAAGGCTGGGTTGTATTGAACAGGGGCGATGGACAGGCGGGCAATTTTCCGATGTCTGAGGTATCCGGCAGGATCAACAAGGAAGGGTTTCTCCGGAATCCATTGATTTTGGGCATAACAGGCCCGATCGATAGTAAATTCTCCGCGAATGAAGGAGGTCGCATTCCCGGTAACCATAACCCTCCTCGGAGCGGGATGGATCAGCAGAGACTCTAAAATATCCACTTCCTGTTCCAGTACTTCCAGGATCAATTCAGCCGACGCAGGTATGGCCATCAGAAAGCCCTGGACCGGCAGTTGAGGTTTTCCCTCATCCTGGGTCAGGCCAGTTCCGGACATGGTCAGGAACTGATATACGATCCCGCTTTCCTCCTGCTCCTCAATGCGAAGCTGCGGGGAAGAAAATTCCATAACCATTCCCCCTGTCCCTGCCTCAAGTACTTTCAATCCTCCGGACTGAGAGGCATTGGCGCAGGGAGAGCAGGAGCAGGAAAAGAGAAGAAAACAGAATGAAAAAAACAGAGCTGTATAGGTTTTTGTTTTCTTATAGCATTTCATGCCAATATTTTCTTGCGGGTACAACTCTGAGCTGAAACAGCCCGGTAATAACCGGGGGCACATCCACAGAATGTGCCCCCTCACATCTCTCAAAGCGAATTTACCATACCATCAATTCCATAACTTATGGGTATGCCTTACCAGCGAAGATTAAGGCCAGCCGACTCCAGCAAGTGGAACGATAACTGCTGCTTCATCGGGATCATTGGAGAAGATAGCCATAGAATAGGTGAAGGTGCCTCCTTCTTCGGGGCTAAAGCTGAGCGTGATCGTGATGGATCCACCCGGGGCCAGCTCGTAAGGAGGAAGACCTCCCTCGATGGAGAATGGAGCGTCGATATCAATATAGTCTATTCTGAGGCTGGCATTTCCCTTGTTCTGGATGGTCAACTCTTTCTCGTAAGAACCGCCGACAGCGACTTCTCCGAAATCAATCAGGGCTCCCGGCAGATCGATGTCAGGTGCAAGCATGCCCCAGCCATAGACGGAGATGCTGCACATGCCACCGGTACTCTTCACGGTCAGACTGGCATAATCTGATCCCTCGTTGATGGGAGTATACCTTACCATAATTTTTCCATATTGCCCGGCAGGAATGTTGAGACCACCGGAAGGCAGCTTGGTGGCCAGCTTGTATTCCGCGGTTCCATTGAGAGCAACCGAACTGACGTTCAGAGGAATATTTCCCTTATTATACAGGTACACAGGCTGATCCTTGCTCTTTCCTTTCAGTACGCAGCCAAAGTCAAGATAATCAGGTTCCACACTGAGTTGAGGATAGGCAGCGTCTGAGGCCACAAGCTCGAGTGAGTAGTTGTTCCTCAGGGAAGAGGTATTAAAGCTGAACTGGCTGGCGTTCTCTCCGTCTTTCTGTGCACCTATGGTGGCGGAGCTTCCAAAATCATAGGGTGTAGGCTGAGAAGCGCCAAGCACCACGTCTTTATACCGGTATTCGATTTCGGGTCTATCTTCATGGAATACCATCTGGAAAGTAACCCCATCGGTACCCGGAAGCGGGTTGTAATTCTCATCGAGCAGGTTGTAATGGGGCATGTCGTTCCACTGAATGATTAACTCCTGGTTCGGGGCAGAACCGTTTATCTGCCAGTAAACGTCCTGACCCGTGCCTGCCTCCGGTCGTGGACAGAGATCATCCCAGAACGGGACCATGAGATTACCATAATATACATTTGGAATCGGCATGTTGTCCCAGTCTATCCAGGTATCGATACTCACACCACCATTATCGAACACAAAGAGGTAGTCGGTTGGCTCTCCATAGATCGTGAGAGGGAAGGGAAGAGGGTATATCAATTGATAACCATCATCCACCAGATTCAGTGGAGCTCCTGTAGCCGAAATATCGGTGAACTCATGGGGAATCTCGCCGATCGTATACCGGGGCGGCAGAAGGGAAACAGAAACGTTAATCGTTTGGCTCAGGCTGCCGCTCTTGAAGATCAGCGCGAAGTCACCTATCCGTGGAGGTGTCCATCGGGCTGAGAAGACCCCATCCTGGGCGACCTTATCGGGGAAAATACCGTTATCCAGAAGATTAACGGTAGTACTGTTGATCTTGCAGGTTACCGGCCCTACTGGATTAGCTCCCAGGATATCATGTACTTCAAGGTCAATTGGACTATAGAGAGCCCCTCTCATCCCGTTAGCCGGGCTCAGGATCGCAAAGAGCCGCGCATCAGCGGGAGAGGTCAATGCTCTTTCTGCATCGATTCTTTTGCCGGTAACGGAATGACCATCAAGTGTCGGGATGGAATCGCCGGTTGACAAAATGAGATTTCTGATGGCCTTCCAGCTCCTGGTCTGATTCTGTGCCTTGAGAAGGGCTGCCAAACCGGAGACATGAGGCGCTGCCATAGACGTCCCCGACCATAAGTCATAGGGATATTCCTCAGTTGACCAGCAATACGGAAGCAGATATGAGCAGGTGCTCAGGATACTGTCACCCGGAGCTCCGACATCGACCGTTCTTTTGCCGGAATTTGAGTACCAGGTGAGCTCATCATTGTGGTCCGTAGCGGCAACCGAAATAATGTTCATAAGGTCATAGCTTGCAGGATAGGCAGGATCCGAGTCATTATCCAATCCCTCGTTACCCGCTGCTGCAATGAACAGGATCCCTTCACTCTGGAGGGCCTTGATAGCATCATACAAGGCTCTCGAATAACCGCCCCCACCCCAGGAGTTATTGGCGGCA from bacterium includes:
- a CDS encoding S8 family serine peptidase, yielding MRKSMTHGLLCVLVFTLMISLTADLAYSKKATFQGHEVKEGEILVRFKPSANVIRINSITKSIGAQVLYTSSSVKNQRSVIIPNFYVLKVDGVRFTQSLGTLAASSDVEWAEPNYKLSALTIPDDEYFGYQWALDNVGQTGGTPDADINAPGAWDRKTGSHAVVVATVDTGVDYNHPDLAGNMWVNQSEIPGNGLDDDNNGYIDDIHGINVVDYYIGGALYAGDPMDDMGHGTHVAGIIGACGNNSQGISGVNWNVSIMATKFLNSEGYGWMDDAILCLEYIVARKRAGVNIIAANNSWGGGGYSRALYDAIKALQSEGILFIAAAGNEGLDNDSDPAYPASYDLMNIISVAATDHNDELTWYSNSGKRTVDVGAPGDSILSTCSYLLPYCWSTEEYPYDLWSGTSMAAPHVSGLAALLKAQNQTRSWKAIRNLILSTGDSIPTLDGHSVTGKRIDAERALTSPADARLFAILSPANGMRGALYSPIDLEVHDILGANPVGPVTCKINSTTVNLLDNGIFPDKVAQDGVFSARWTPPRIGDFALIFKSGSLSQTINVSVSLLPPRYTIGEIPHEFTDISATGAPLNLVDDGYQLIYPLPFPLTIYGEPTDYLFVFDNGGVSIDTWIDWDNMPIPNVYYGNLMVPFWDDLCPRPEAGTGQDVYWQINGSAPNQELIIQWNDMPHYNLLDENYNPLPGTDGVTFQMVFHEDRPEIEYRYKDVVLGASQPTPYDFGSSATIGAQKDGENASQFSFNTSSLRNNYSLELVASDAAYPQLSVEPDYLDFGCVLKGKSKDQPVYLYNKGNIPLNVSSVALNGTAEYKLATKLPSGGLNIPAGQYGKIMVRYTPINEGSDYASLTVKSTGGMCSISVYGWGMLAPDIDLPGALIDFGEVAVGGSYEKELTIQNKGNASLRIDYIDIDAPFSIEGGLPPYELAPGGSITITLSFSPEEGGTFTYSMAIFSNDPDEAAVIVPLAGVGWP
- a CDS encoding C25 family cysteine peptidase: MKCYKKTKTYTALFFSFCFLLFSCSCSPCANASQSGGLKVLEAGTGGMVMEFSSPQLRIEEQEESGIVYQFLTMSGTGLTQDEGKPQLPVQGFLMAIPASAELILEVLEQEVDILESLLIHPAPRRVMVTGNATSFIRGEFTIDRACYAQNQWIPEKPFLVDPAGYLRHRKIARLSIAPVQYNPALRKVRLYRRVKLKITFKDAPQIRSREISQSQGWIPENRHFCGFEQVMENTLINYPLVREYPDVFIIPPLAERKERSRKRISDSRLSPLKISLEQEGLYRVSGADLQRAGWDLNLVIPQKLAMYCQGREVPVSISGIEDGLFDPGDRITFWAAAMNSPFTRKNIYWLEQKEAGAGIRIKEQDENSPPSEPAADHFIDHLHREENHVYWQILPGPLEKDRWFWKQITAPAAEDFLFSLPRLSSADGERATLGLLFQGKTDIAATKPDHHVIITLNGSVIDDFSWDGQTEFRRRITVSSTLLQEGSNTLTIKAPGDTGAAIDTILVNWIELDYPRPFIAHNHQLLFTAQGGQGAGRCNFDVQGFMEKEISVFNVTDPENVLKIRPASIETEGGSTYRIKFSDEFSGSRRYAALSTQAEKVPLSLESPAARPGEEDDLRSSDNGADYLIITHPDFRDSILPLADYRKAQGLRVKIVDIHDIYDEFSSGIFDPRAVQDFVRYSYQNWTPPAPLYVLLVGDANMDYLDNYETGRGNYIPTHVYFTADLGETPNDNWFVCVDGDDILPDMFLGRIPVRTPVEVQSVVEKIISYEQQGDQPWHRKALFVADKENPEFKSMADGLAQDFIPWSLDIQKVYAASYATNEAAAEEVRRKISGGQLITVYCGHGNVDKWGSALFQSGDVQKLENIGQPGFFILLTCLNGFFPHPKLDCCLAEELLRAENKGALACWAPVSVSYPTEQKNLAGELFDQIFQQGNNILGVCTTAARINAYARHRISGDMAQNFLLFGDPATRLQGKYGVSRGAQITIKPGSNLLGLPGGLTLPWRAGDFLEYLSRQSVTIRKTCGYNPAKGEWQTGVWDGESFTGANFEILPEQGYLLYAGGDSDRAVSLPCTAFYPQYTLRAGYNLLNFPAPLSNYTSYDLLQEIGAGYAFSVTGYNKRNGKWQGCYSFFTRTAGDDYQIESSQGYSIGMGEARSNWRPGPWAEKINDSTR